From Streptomyces durmitorensis, a single genomic window includes:
- a CDS encoding cation:dicarboxylate symporter family transporter produces the protein MADTTDSQVAKAPAAKRDRTHYLYIAVIIAVVLGIGVGLLFPDFAKELKPVGTGFVNLIKMMISPIIFCTIVLGVGSVRKAAKVGKVGGLALAYFVAMSVVALAIGLIVGNILHPGSGMDISDSEKGAGHDAAEEANKGLVDFALGIIPKTLVSAFTEGEVLQTLLVALLVGFALQAMGRSGEPILRGIGHIQRLVFRVLGMIMWAAPVGAFGAMAAVVGETGTDALKALATIMIGFYVTCALFILIVLGTLLRLVTGVNLFKLLKYLGREFLLILSTSSSESALPRLIAKMEHLGVSRPVVGITVPTGYSFNLDGTMIYLTMSSLFIAEAMDQPLGIGEQISLLLFMMIASKGAAGVSGSGIAVLASGLQSHKPGLVDGVGLIIGVDRFMSEARALTNFAGNAVATLLIGTWTKEVDRERVELVLAGKLPFDERTLLDDSAPEPDDAGRETVDAIPPQPEGAEKKSLTA, from the coding sequence GTGGCCGACACCACCGACAGCCAGGTGGCAAAGGCGCCCGCAGCCAAGCGGGACCGCACCCACTATCTGTACATCGCCGTCATCATCGCCGTCGTCCTCGGTATCGGTGTCGGCCTGCTCTTCCCCGACTTCGCCAAGGAGCTCAAGCCGGTCGGCACCGGCTTCGTGAACCTGATCAAGATGATGATCTCGCCCATCATCTTCTGCACGATCGTCCTCGGCGTCGGCTCGGTCCGTAAGGCCGCCAAGGTCGGCAAGGTCGGCGGCCTCGCACTGGCGTACTTCGTCGCGATGTCCGTCGTCGCGCTCGCCATCGGCCTGATCGTCGGCAACATCCTGCACCCGGGCTCCGGCATGGACATCTCCGACTCCGAGAAGGGCGCGGGCCACGACGCGGCCGAAGAGGCGAACAAGGGTCTCGTCGACTTCGCGCTCGGCATCATCCCGAAGACGCTCGTCTCCGCCTTCACCGAGGGCGAGGTGTTGCAGACGCTGCTCGTCGCGCTGCTCGTGGGCTTCGCGCTGCAGGCCATGGGCCGCTCCGGGGAGCCGATCCTGCGCGGCATCGGGCACATCCAGCGGCTGGTCTTCCGCGTGCTCGGCATGATCATGTGGGCCGCCCCGGTCGGCGCGTTCGGCGCGATGGCGGCGGTGGTCGGCGAGACCGGCACGGACGCCCTGAAGGCGCTTGCCACGATCATGATCGGGTTCTACGTCACCTGTGCGCTGTTCATCCTGATCGTGCTCGGCACGCTGCTGCGCCTGGTGACCGGCGTCAACCTCTTCAAGCTCCTGAAATACCTGGGCCGCGAGTTCCTGCTCATCCTCTCCACCTCCTCGTCCGAGTCCGCGCTGCCGCGGCTCATCGCGAAGATGGAGCACCTGGGCGTCAGCCGCCCGGTCGTCGGCATCACCGTCCCGACGGGCTACTCCTTCAACCTCGACGGCACGATGATCTACCTGACCATGTCGTCGCTCTTCATCGCCGAGGCGATGGACCAGCCGCTCGGCATCGGTGAGCAGATCTCCCTGCTCCTGTTCATGATGATCGCGTCCAAGGGCGCGGCCGGCGTCTCGGGCTCCGGCATCGCGGTCCTGGCCAGTGGCCTGCAGTCGCACAAGCCGGGCCTGGTGGACGGCGTCGGCCTGATCATCGGCGTCGACCGCTTCATGAGCGAGGCCCGCGCCCTGACCAACTTCGCGGGCAACGCGGTGGCGACGCTCCTGATCGGTACGTGGACCAAGGAGGTCGACCGGGAGCGGGTCGAGCTCGTGCTGGCCGGGAAGCTGCCGTTCGACGAGCGGACGCTGCTCGACGACAGCGCTCCCGAGCCCGACGACGCGGGCCGGGAGACGGTGGACGCCATCCCGCCGCAGCCGGAGGGCGCCGAGAAGAAGTCCCTGACGGCTTAG
- a CDS encoding sensor histidine kinase, with translation MSLARPPRPRSLAGQLFAMQIVLVTVVVAGCALFTFLSDRQQAEEGARRQATAAARAVADSPSVREAARGENPTKTLQPYATDVRLHTGVDFVTIMDPDGIRWTHPDEDQIGERFLGHRADALRGQTFTETYTGTLGPSVRVVTPIRDGDRITGLVSAGITIEEISQKARGQLLALLGVAAGALALGGLGTYVINARLRRHTHGMNAAELSRMHDYHEAALHAVREGLLMLDGQRRIALINDGGRELLGVSGDLVGRNVAELGLPAPLTGALLAAEPRVDELHLTADRVVVVNTSPVSSGERRGTVVTLRDHTELQALTGELDSERGFTRALRSQAHEAANRLHTVVSLIELGRADEAVDFATAELELAQTLTDQVVAAVSEPVLAALLLGKAAQANEHGVELVVSPDSSIDDGMLPADLPARDLVTVLGNLIDNAVDAAQGSPAARVTVTARADEAGLTLRVSDTGPGVDPAHTEAVFERGWSTKATAGRGLGLALVHQTVTKHEGTLAVREAPGGGAEFEVHLWTAAVGAGRRAHSPVPGADDEASRAPDAADGGTK, from the coding sequence ATGTCCCTCGCCCGTCCACCCCGCCCGCGCAGCCTCGCCGGGCAGCTCTTCGCGATGCAGATCGTGCTGGTCACCGTCGTGGTGGCCGGATGTGCGCTCTTCACGTTCCTGAGCGACCGGCAGCAGGCCGAGGAGGGCGCGCGCCGCCAGGCGACGGCCGCGGCGCGGGCGGTGGCGGACTCTCCCTCGGTGCGCGAGGCCGCCCGTGGCGAGAATCCGACGAAGACCCTCCAGCCGTACGCGACGGACGTACGCCTGCACACCGGGGTCGACTTCGTGACGATCATGGACCCGGACGGCATCCGCTGGACGCACCCCGACGAGGACCAGATCGGCGAGCGCTTCCTGGGCCACCGGGCGGACGCCCTGCGGGGCCAGACCTTCACCGAGACGTACACGGGAACGCTCGGCCCCTCCGTGCGCGTGGTCACCCCCATCAGGGACGGTGACCGCATCACGGGTCTGGTCAGCGCGGGCATCACCATCGAGGAGATCAGCCAGAAGGCGCGCGGCCAGCTCCTCGCCCTGCTCGGGGTCGCGGCCGGGGCGCTCGCGCTCGGCGGACTCGGTACGTACGTCATCAACGCCCGCCTGCGCCGCCACACCCACGGCATGAACGCCGCCGAGCTGAGCCGCATGCACGACTACCACGAGGCGGCGCTGCACGCGGTGCGTGAGGGACTCCTGATGCTGGACGGACAGCGCAGGATCGCCCTCATCAACGACGGAGGGCGCGAGCTGCTCGGCGTATCGGGCGACCTGGTCGGCCGGAACGTCGCCGAGCTCGGACTGCCCGCGCCGCTGACCGGCGCGCTGCTCGCTGCCGAGCCGCGGGTGGACGAGCTGCACCTGACGGCGGACCGCGTGGTCGTCGTCAACACGTCCCCCGTGTCGAGCGGTGAGCGCAGGGGCACGGTGGTGACCCTGCGCGACCACACCGAACTCCAGGCCCTGACCGGTGAGTTGGACTCGGAGCGCGGTTTCACGCGGGCGCTGCGCTCGCAGGCCCACGAGGCGGCGAACCGGCTCCACACGGTGGTGTCCCTCATCGAGCTGGGCCGCGCCGACGAGGCGGTCGACTTCGCCACGGCCGAGCTGGAACTGGCGCAGACGCTGACGGACCAGGTGGTCGCCGCGGTGAGCGAGCCGGTCCTCGCGGCCCTGCTCCTGGGCAAGGCGGCCCAGGCCAACGAGCACGGCGTGGAGCTCGTCGTCTCCCCCGACAGCAGCATCGACGACGGCATGCTGCCCGCGGACCTGCCCGCGCGCGACCTCGTGACCGTCCTCGGCAACCTGATCGACAACGCGGTGGACGCGGCCCAGGGCTCACCGGCGGCCCGTGTGACGGTGACGGCGCGGGCCGACGAGGCGGGCCTTACGCTGCGAGTGTCGGACACCGGCCCCGGGGTCGACCCGGCCCACACCGAGGCGGTCTTCGAACGCGGCTGGTCGACCAAGGCCACGGCGGGCCGGGGGCTCGGCCTGGCCCTGGTCCACCAGACGGTGACCAAGCACGAGGGGACACTCGCGGTGCGGGAGGCGCCGGGGGGCGGCGCGGAGTTCGAGGTCCACCTGTGGACGGCCGCCGTCGGCGCGGGCCGCCGGGCGCACTCCCCGGTGCCGGGTGCCGATGACGAGGCGTCCCGTGCGCCGGACGCAGCAGACGGAGGCACCAAGTGA
- a CDS encoding response regulator, which produces MTEPIRVLVVEDDPVAADAHVLYVNRIPGFHAVGKAHSAAEAKRALDRTEVDLLLLDLHLPDGHGLQLARTLRAAGHRADVIAVTSARDLAVVREGVSLGVVQYVLKPFTFATLRDRLTRYAEFRTAAGEATGQDEVDRALATLRAPSPAALPKGLSGPTLERVTRTLRDAPPEGVTAAVAAETVGISRITARRYLEHLVTTGRAARTPQYGQVGRPEYAYRWLTSGT; this is translated from the coding sequence GTGACAGAGCCGATCCGGGTCCTGGTCGTCGAGGACGACCCCGTCGCCGCGGACGCCCACGTCCTCTACGTGAACCGCATCCCCGGCTTCCACGCCGTGGGCAAGGCGCACAGCGCCGCCGAGGCGAAACGCGCCCTGGACCGGACCGAGGTGGACCTGCTCCTCCTCGACCTCCACCTGCCCGACGGCCACGGCCTCCAGCTGGCCCGCACCCTGCGCGCCGCGGGCCACCGCGCGGACGTCATCGCCGTCACATCGGCCCGCGATCTCGCGGTCGTACGCGAGGGTGTCTCCCTCGGCGTGGTCCAGTACGTACTGAAGCCCTTCACCTTCGCCACCCTGCGCGACCGCCTCACCCGCTATGCCGAGTTCCGCACCGCCGCGGGCGAGGCCACCGGTCAGGACGAGGTGGACCGCGCCCTGGCCACCCTGCGTGCGCCCAGCCCCGCCGCCCTGCCCAAAGGGCTCAGCGGCCCCACCCTGGAGAGGGTGACCCGCACCCTGCGCGACGCACCCCCCGAGGGCGTCACCGCCGCGGTCGCCGCCGAGACCGTGGGGATCTCCCGCATCACCGCGCGCCGCTACCTGGAACACCTGGTCACCACGGGCCGCGCCGCCCGCACCCCGCAGTACGGCCAGGTCGGCCGCCCCGAGTACGCCTACCGCTGGCTGACGTCGGGCACCTGA
- a CDS encoding extracellular solute-binding protein, with product MPVRPTTPLLLATALVAAGTLTACGGDSGDDPDTVKVSFKQSTDNQVKVMDTYLADIKKQFEKANPGKKVKLVPIKAPDSEYYTKLQQMMRSPKTAPDLVYEDTFLINSDITSGYLKPLDPYLDKWEDWNQFIGTSKSAAKAADGKTYGVPDGTDTRGLWFSKGIFKKAGLPADWQPKSWDDILETARTIKKKVPGVTPLNVYTGKPAGEAATMQGMEMLLYGTGQDPMYDPKSKKWVTGSQGFKDSLKFVETVYKEKLGPDVTDALDPNFATRVRGELLPEDKLGINLDGSWLPQDWGKGAGHEWPEWSKKLGLAHMPTQNGEAPGKVSMSGGWTWAIPTKASNPDLAFKFIEQMQTKANAQKWYVANSGIAVRKDVAADPAYLKAQPGLKFFTDLVPSTHYRPAYPAYPKVSTAVQEAMEKVTTGDASVEDAASGYDDEVKAATDGEVVEK from the coding sequence GTGCCCGTGCGTCCCACCACCCCTCTGCTCCTCGCCACCGCCCTGGTCGCCGCCGGCACCCTCACCGCGTGCGGCGGGGACTCCGGCGACGATCCGGACACCGTGAAGGTCTCCTTCAAACAGTCCACGGACAACCAGGTCAAGGTCATGGACACCTATCTGGCGGACATCAAGAAGCAGTTCGAGAAGGCGAACCCCGGCAAGAAGGTGAAACTGGTGCCGATCAAGGCGCCGGACTCCGAGTACTACACCAAGCTCCAGCAGATGATGCGCTCCCCGAAGACCGCGCCCGACCTGGTCTACGAGGACACCTTCCTCATCAACTCGGACATCACCAGCGGGTACTTGAAGCCCCTCGACCCGTACCTGGACAAGTGGGAGGACTGGAACCAGTTCATCGGCACGTCCAAGTCGGCGGCGAAGGCGGCGGACGGCAAGACGTACGGCGTGCCGGACGGCACCGACACCCGCGGTCTCTGGTTCAGCAAGGGCATCTTCAAGAAGGCCGGTCTGCCGGCGGACTGGCAGCCCAAGTCGTGGGACGACATCCTCGAGACCGCGCGGACCATCAAGAAGAAGGTCCCGGGCGTCACACCCCTGAACGTCTACACCGGCAAGCCCGCGGGCGAGGCCGCCACCATGCAGGGCATGGAGATGCTCCTGTACGGCACGGGCCAGGACCCGATGTACGACCCGAAGTCGAAGAAGTGGGTCACGGGAAGCCAGGGTTTCAAGGACTCCCTGAAGTTCGTCGAGACGGTCTACAAGGAGAAGCTCGGCCCTGACGTCACCGACGCCCTCGACCCGAACTTCGCCACCCGGGTGCGCGGCGAGCTCCTGCCCGAGGACAAGCTCGGCATCAACCTCGACGGCTCCTGGCTGCCGCAGGACTGGGGCAAGGGCGCGGGTCACGAGTGGCCCGAGTGGTCGAAGAAGCTGGGCCTCGCCCACATGCCCACCCAGAACGGCGAGGCTCCCGGCAAGGTGAGCATGTCCGGCGGCTGGACCTGGGCCATCCCGACCAAGGCGTCCAACCCCGACCTGGCCTTCAAGTTCATCGAGCAGATGCAGACCAAGGCCAACGCCCAGAAGTGGTACGTGGCCAACTCGGGCATCGCGGTCCGCAAGGACGTCGCCGCCGACCCCGCGTACCTCAAGGCGCAGCCCGGCCTGAAGTTCTTCACCGACCTGGTGCCCTCGACCCACTACCGCCCGGCGTACCCGGCGTACCCGAAGGTCTCCACCGCGGTGCAGGAGGCCATGGAGAAGGTCACGACGGGTGACGCCTCCGTGGAGGACGCGGCGAGCGGATACGACGACGAGGTCAAGGCGGCGACGGACGGCGAGGTCGTCGAGAAGTGA
- a CDS encoding carbohydrate ABC transporter permease: MTTAPPAGPGDIVKTAPGPSSSHPPSRRKLTGRALSRALPVSPAVILLLLFLAGPIGYCAYIAFTDLQLTGQAESSFVGFDNFRKAFGDEAFLNAVWLTLVFTVVSSLIGQNTIGLALASLMQRASKPVRTLTGAIVITAWVLPEVVAAFLLYAFFRREGTLNAVLDFLHLPSQNWMYTLPILAVSFANVWRGTAFSMLVYSAALNEIPKEITEAAEVDGAGGWRRMWHITLPMIRRSIGTNLMLNTLQTLSVFGLIWVMTRGGPGNRSQTLPLFMYEQAFQKSMIGYGTAVALLLLVVGSLFSLVYMRLLRTEV; the protein is encoded by the coding sequence GTGACCACCGCACCCCCCGCCGGGCCCGGCGACATCGTCAAGACAGCGCCGGGCCCGTCCTCCTCTCATCCACCGTCCCGCCGCAAGCTGACGGGCCGGGCGCTGTCCCGCGCACTGCCCGTCTCGCCCGCCGTGATCCTGCTGCTCCTCTTCCTGGCAGGACCCATCGGCTACTGCGCGTACATCGCCTTCACCGACCTCCAGCTCACCGGCCAGGCGGAGTCGAGCTTCGTCGGGTTCGACAACTTCCGTAAGGCCTTCGGCGACGAGGCGTTCCTCAACGCGGTCTGGCTGACCCTGGTCTTCACGGTCGTGTCCTCGCTCATCGGGCAGAACACCATCGGCCTCGCCCTCGCGTCCCTGATGCAGCGGGCGTCCAAGCCGGTCCGTACGCTCACCGGTGCGATCGTGATCACGGCGTGGGTGCTTCCCGAGGTGGTGGCGGCCTTCCTCCTGTACGCGTTCTTCCGCCGCGAGGGCACGCTCAACGCGGTCCTCGACTTCCTCCATCTCCCGTCCCAGAACTGGATGTACACACTGCCGATCCTGGCGGTGTCGTTCGCCAACGTCTGGCGGGGGACGGCGTTCTCGATGCTGGTCTACTCGGCGGCCCTGAACGAGATCCCCAAGGAGATCACCGAGGCGGCCGAGGTGGACGGCGCGGGCGGCTGGCGCCGCATGTGGCACATCACGCTGCCGATGATCCGCAGGTCCATCGGCACGAACCTGATGCTGAACACCCTCCAGACCCTCTCCGTCTTCGGTCTGATCTGGGTGATGACGCGAGGCGGCCCGGGAAACCGCAGCCAGACCCTCCCTCTGTTCATGTACGAACAGGCCTTCCAGAAGAGCATGATCGGCTACGGCACGGCGGTGGCGCTTCTGCTCCTGGTCGTCGGCTCACTCTTCTCCCTCGTCTATATGCGCCTGCTCCGCACGGAGGTCTGA
- a CDS encoding carbohydrate ABC transporter permease produces the protein MRSRRTTRRLAADAGLLVVAAAFVLPLAWVILSSLDTKADLKVKVPDGITLDNYDAVLTPEITFTPLLNSLLLCGGGTLLTVVCAALAAYPLSRFKSRLNRPFMLTILFATSLPITAIMVPVYALFVQVDLIDTMQGTIFFFAASQLPFAIWLMKNFMDGVPKELEEAAWTDGASSFQSLIRIVLPLMGPGVAVVTVFSFVMMWGNFFVPFMLLLTPEQMPASVSINDFFGNKGTVVYGQLAAFSIIYSTPVILLYVLISRRLGGGFALGGAVKG, from the coding sequence ATGCGTTCACGCCGTACGACGCGCCGGCTCGCGGCGGACGCGGGCCTGCTCGTGGTCGCCGCCGCGTTCGTCCTGCCGCTGGCCTGGGTGATCCTGTCCTCGCTCGACACCAAGGCCGACCTCAAGGTGAAGGTCCCCGACGGCATCACCCTGGACAACTACGACGCGGTCCTGACCCCGGAGATCACCTTCACGCCCCTCCTCAACAGCCTGCTGCTGTGCGGCGGGGGCACGCTCCTGACGGTGGTCTGCGCGGCACTCGCCGCGTACCCCCTGTCCCGCTTCAAGTCCCGCCTGAACCGCCCCTTCATGCTGACGATCCTCTTCGCGACGAGCCTGCCGATCACGGCGATCATGGTCCCGGTGTACGCGCTGTTCGTCCAGGTCGACCTGATCGACACGATGCAGGGCACGATCTTCTTCTTCGCCGCGTCCCAACTCCCCTTCGCCATCTGGCTGATGAAGAACTTCATGGACGGCGTCCCGAAGGAGCTCGAGGAGGCGGCATGGACGGACGGCGCGTCGTCCTTCCAGTCGCTGATCCGTATCGTGCTGCCGCTGATGGGCCCGGGAGTGGCCGTGGTCACGGTCTTCTCGTTCGTCATGATGTGGGGCAACTTCTTCGTCCCGTTCATGCTGCTCCTGACCCCGGAGCAGATGCCGGCGTCGGTCAGCATCAACGACTTCTTCGGCAACAAGGGGACGGTCGTGTATGGCCAGTTGGCGGCCTTCTCGATCATCTACTCGACGCCGGTGATCCTCTTGTACGTTCTGATCTCGCGCCGGCTGGGGGGCGGGTTCGCGTTGGGGGGTGCGGTGAAGGGGTGA
- the aac(3) gene encoding aminoglycoside 3-N-acetyltransferase: MDEMALLKRSGGPVTRGRLRRELVDLGLRAGDTVMFHTEMSAIGYVAGGPPTVIGALRDVVGERGTLMVTCGWNDAPPYDLTAWPQAWQDAVRAEHPAYDPVLSEADHNYGRLPEALRRWPGAVRSRHPDAGFAALGPAADALMADHPWDDPHGPDSPLGHLVAMGGRVLLLGAPLDSLTLLHHAEALADAPGKRFVEYEQPIIEEGKRVWRRFRDIDSSDGAFDYSSVVPEGLWPFEVIARDMLAAGIGVEGVVGAARSHLFEAGDVASFGVAWIEEKLGGGRGVER; this comes from the coding sequence ATGGACGAAATGGCCCTGCTCAAGCGTTCCGGCGGTCCTGTCACCCGTGGTCGGCTCAGGCGTGAGCTTGTGGACCTCGGCCTGCGTGCCGGGGACACCGTGATGTTCCATACCGAGATGTCGGCGATCGGGTACGTGGCGGGCGGTCCGCCGACCGTCATCGGCGCCCTGCGCGACGTCGTCGGCGAGCGCGGCACCCTCATGGTCACCTGCGGCTGGAACGACGCCCCGCCCTACGACCTCACCGCCTGGCCGCAGGCCTGGCAGGACGCCGTGCGTGCGGAACACCCCGCGTACGACCCCGTTCTCAGCGAGGCCGACCACAACTACGGTCGGCTCCCCGAGGCCCTTCGCCGCTGGCCGGGTGCCGTACGCAGCCGTCACCCCGATGCCGGCTTCGCGGCGCTCGGCCCGGCCGCGGACGCGCTGATGGCCGACCACCCCTGGGACGATCCGCACGGCCCCGACAGCCCGCTGGGGCACCTGGTCGCCATGGGTGGGCGGGTCCTCCTGCTGGGGGCTCCGCTGGACTCCCTCACGCTGCTGCACCACGCGGAGGCGCTCGCCGATGCGCCCGGCAAGCGGTTCGTAGAGTACGAGCAGCCGATCATCGAGGAGGGGAAGCGGGTCTGGCGGCGCTTCCGCGACATCGACTCGTCGGACGGCGCCTTCGACTACTCCTCCGTGGTGCCGGAAGGACTATGGCCCTTCGAGGTCATCGCGCGGGACATGCTCGCGGCCGGGATCGGCGTCGAAGGGGTGGTCGGGGCGGCCAGGAGTCATCTCTTCGAGGCCGGGGACGTGGCGAGCTTCGGTGTCGCCTGGATCGAGGAGAAGCTGGGCGGAGGGCGGGGCGTCGAGCGGTAG
- a CDS encoding serine/threonine-protein kinase, whose product MHGRLLNDRYELLAPIGSGGMGQVWRARDRSLGREVAVKLLTATGSAGTAGSAGSTGSTGGDDQDQLLARFRQEARAAASLDSPYIVAVHDHGTDDGTPYLVMALVQGRSLDQVLRGSVRVPVADALRWAADICRALDAAHSAGVVHRDIKPGNVMIAQDGTAKVVDFGIATFMERAAGDARLTQTGQLPFGSVPYLAPERFRQEAGDGRTDLYALGCVLYELLVGRPPFTGSAAGVMYNHVNDAPLRPSRARPEVTPPVERLVLDLLAKSPADRPADAAKVLERILAAGAAGAEEAEGAKAGAAYGTPTPDVQDSVPAADSLVVEDARPQSSHSPGVRKEPTPLDAPGRQRRSRKRVLMTTALVLAAVGIPAVLGIRSLTAPDTESASDAKDTPAAVYTIGVAHSYTHVGAERSTGAGDTYEKSEFKQFTTQQKRTVESAFAETLGAKGGSRFRVVPVSANPDTTSRKLLAKHPEMLAVIGDTVDFSWVHDTDEAFLPEISTCSEVAHAAGAFAIPADEARQGEAMADYLLTRTKARRVFVAEDKIWTDREDGIGTALRRAGVTTKSLDTSPNEIKTSQIPALVGRARADAVVVPTGADINVWAKKLWADGFKGPVLTQSDPEGVCEDSKERSTAERRDKTVPDGVLRARNYSGEPDENLPARGNQELYDGALALATALKKLPAEGSATSASSLRHTLDREIQGVSVNGVLDEVSFEKRRSARERPVWFDRREDGKWTEVGKVDKEFEATRQ is encoded by the coding sequence GTGCACGGGCGGTTGCTGAACGATCGGTACGAGTTGCTGGCGCCGATCGGCTCCGGGGGCATGGGGCAGGTCTGGCGGGCCCGTGACCGGAGCCTGGGCCGGGAGGTGGCGGTCAAGCTGCTCACGGCGACGGGCTCGGCGGGCACGGCGGGATCAGCGGGATCAACGGGATCAACGGGTGGGGACGATCAGGACCAACTCCTGGCCAGGTTCCGGCAGGAGGCCCGCGCGGCGGCCTCGCTGGACAGCCCGTACATCGTCGCCGTCCACGACCACGGCACGGACGACGGCACCCCGTACCTGGTGATGGCCCTGGTGCAGGGGCGCTCGCTCGACCAGGTGCTGCGCGGGAGCGTCCGCGTACCGGTGGCGGACGCGCTGCGCTGGGCGGCGGACATCTGCCGCGCCCTGGACGCGGCGCACTCGGCGGGCGTCGTGCACCGCGACATCAAACCCGGCAACGTGATGATCGCGCAGGACGGCACCGCCAAGGTCGTCGACTTCGGCATCGCGACGTTCATGGAGCGCGCCGCGGGAGACGCCCGCCTCACGCAGACCGGGCAACTGCCGTTCGGCAGCGTGCCGTACCTGGCGCCGGAACGGTTCCGCCAGGAGGCGGGCGACGGACGTACCGACCTGTACGCGCTCGGCTGCGTCCTCTACGAACTCCTCGTCGGCAGACCGCCGTTCACCGGATCGGCGGCCGGCGTCATGTACAACCACGTCAACGACGCACCGCTGAGGCCCTCGCGGGCACGGCCCGAGGTGACGCCTCCGGTGGAGCGCCTCGTACTCGACCTCCTGGCCAAGTCCCCCGCAGACCGGCCCGCGGACGCGGCGAAGGTGCTGGAGCGGATCCTGGCGGCGGGGGCAGCAGGGGCGGAGGAGGCGGAGGGGGCAAAGGCTGGTGCCGCGTACGGCACTCCGACGCCGGACGTACAGGACTCCGTCCCCGCGGCGGACTCCCTGGTCGTCGAGGACGCCCGCCCCCAGTCATCCCACTCGCCGGGTGTCCGCAAGGAACCCACGCCCCTGGACGCGCCGGGCCGCCAACGGCGCTCACGCAAGCGCGTATTGATGACCACGGCCCTCGTCCTGGCGGCGGTCGGCATCCCGGCGGTCCTGGGCATACGTTCTCTCACCGCACCCGACACCGAGTCCGCGTCGGACGCCAAGGACACTCCGGCCGCCGTTTACACGATCGGTGTCGCACACAGCTACACCCACGTCGGCGCCGAACGCTCGACCGGCGCCGGGGACACGTACGAGAAGTCGGAGTTCAAGCAGTTCACGACGCAGCAGAAGCGCACCGTCGAGTCCGCGTTCGCCGAGACGCTCGGCGCGAAAGGCGGCAGCCGCTTCCGCGTCGTCCCCGTGTCCGCCAATCCGGACACGACGTCCCGCAAGCTCCTCGCCAAGCATCCGGAGATGCTCGCCGTCATCGGTGACACCGTCGACTTCTCCTGGGTGCACGACACGGACGAGGCGTTCCTGCCGGAGATCAGCACGTGCTCCGAAGTCGCCCATGCGGCAGGGGCGTTCGCAATCCCGGCCGACGAGGCGCGGCAGGGCGAGGCGATGGCGGACTACCTCCTGACGCGGACCAAGGCGCGCCGGGTGTTCGTGGCCGAGGACAAGATCTGGACGGACCGCGAGGACGGCATCGGCACCGCGCTGCGCAGGGCAGGCGTGACCACCAAGTCGCTGGACACGTCGCCCAACGAGATAAAGACGTCGCAGATCCCGGCATTGGTCGGCAGGGCACGGGCGGACGCGGTGGTGGTGCCCACGGGCGCGGACATCAACGTGTGGGCCAAGAAGCTGTGGGCCGACGGCTTCAAGGGACCGGTGCTGACCCAGAGCGATCCGGAGGGTGTCTGCGAGGACTCGAAGGAGCGGTCCACGGCGGAGAGGAGGGACAAGACCGTCCCCGACGGCGTCCTGCGCGCCCGCAACTACTCCGGTGAACCCGACGAGAACCTCCCGGCGCGCGGCAACCAGGAGCTGTACGACGGCGCCCTGGCCCTTGCGACGGCGCTCAAGAAGCTCCCGGCCGAGGGCTCGGCCACCTCGGCGAGTTCGTTGCGGCACACCCTGGACCGCGAGATCCAGGGTGTCTCCGTCAACGGCGTACTCGACGAGGTCTCCTTCGAGAAGCGCCGTTCCGCTCGCGAGCGCCCGGTGTGGTTCGACCGCCGTGAGGACGGCAAGTGGACCGAAGTCGGCAAGGTGGACAAGGAGTTCGAGGCGACGCGGCAGTAG
- a CDS encoding HIT family protein yields the protein MGIGRRKAMDLEGYMERARNGPCFVCAFLAGDPGYPHHTIHEDDDHVAFLDRWPTLPGKVLVAPKAHVEHVVRDLDAAAYARLMLFVREVALAVEQVFDSERTYLYSLGSQEGNSHIHWHIAALPPGVPYEEQQFHVLMTENGVLDVAPDDMADIAARLRRAIASP from the coding sequence ATGGGGATCGGGCGGCGGAAAGCCATGGACCTTGAGGGGTATATGGAGCGGGCGCGGAACGGGCCCTGTTTTGTCTGTGCGTTCCTTGCCGGGGATCCCGGCTATCCGCATCACACCATCCACGAGGACGACGATCACGTCGCCTTTCTCGATCGGTGGCCCACCCTTCCCGGCAAAGTTCTCGTCGCGCCGAAAGCCCACGTCGAGCACGTCGTCCGTGATCTGGACGCGGCGGCGTACGCGCGGCTCATGCTCTTCGTGCGGGAAGTCGCCCTCGCCGTCGAGCAGGTCTTCGACTCCGAGCGGACCTATCTCTACTCCCTCGGCAGTCAGGAGGGGAACAGCCACATCCACTGGCACATCGCCGCCCTGCCGCCCGGAGTCCCGTACGAGGAGCAGCAGTTCCACGTCCTGATGACCGAGAACGGTGTACTGGACGTGGCGCCGGACGACATGGCCGACATCGCCGCGCGGCTCCGGCGCGCCATCGCCTCGCCGTAG